A genomic region of Polynucleobacter necessarius contains the following coding sequences:
- a CDS encoding MmgE/PrpD family protein: MSHAIAAAAGLNAPSVTKILAEFVTAHPSQGWRPEVDHEAHRTFLNWLGCAIGAANHESVESSLAAIREFQPAPQASILGRKDKVDMGGAALINGISSHTFDFDDTHLKTVIHPAGPVASAILALGEHIHANGRQIIDSLVLGIDVACRVGNAMYPDHYHRGWHITGSTGMLGSAAACSRLMGLDLQKTTMALGIAASQPVGMREQFGTMTKPFHPGGAARAGQLSALLAKHGFTASPKALEAGRGYMQTASTKCDWTEIDRNLGKSFEISLNTYKPFACGIVIHPAIDACAQLRAQGVNAEDVERIELRVHPLVLELTVKKTPKDGLEGKFGVYHGCAVGLMFGQAGEGEYADDIVNRPDVVALRAKVNATTDTSISEASVDVKAFLKNDKEVHIFVKNAIGSVENPMSDANLEQKFTSLAEPVIGKEKARQLIAALWKLGQASDLKKILSLCTPD, translated from the coding sequence GTGTCACACGCTATTGCCGCTGCAGCAGGCCTAAATGCACCATCAGTCACCAAAATTTTAGCTGAGTTTGTTACCGCCCATCCAAGCCAAGGATGGAGACCTGAGGTTGATCATGAAGCGCATCGCACTTTTTTAAACTGGCTTGGTTGCGCTATTGGCGCTGCAAACCATGAGAGCGTTGAATCCTCGTTGGCAGCTATTCGTGAATTTCAGCCAGCGCCTCAAGCCAGCATCTTGGGACGCAAGGACAAGGTAGATATGGGTGGTGCCGCTTTAATTAACGGCATTAGCTCACACACTTTTGACTTTGATGACACCCATCTAAAGACAGTTATCCATCCAGCTGGCCCTGTAGCTTCAGCAATCCTGGCGTTGGGAGAGCACATCCATGCAAATGGCCGTCAAATCATTGACTCGCTCGTCTTGGGTATTGATGTTGCTTGCCGCGTTGGTAACGCAATGTACCCCGATCACTATCACCGTGGTTGGCATATCACTGGCTCCACTGGCATGCTCGGCTCAGCTGCAGCATGTTCACGCTTGATGGGTCTGGATTTACAAAAAACTACTATGGCACTCGGCATTGCTGCCTCTCAACCAGTTGGTATGCGTGAGCAGTTTGGAACGATGACCAAACCTTTCCATCCAGGTGGCGCTGCACGCGCAGGCCAACTCTCCGCACTCCTTGCCAAGCACGGCTTTACTGCTAGCCCTAAAGCACTTGAAGCAGGTCGTGGGTATATGCAAACTGCTTCTACGAAATGTGATTGGACTGAAATCGATCGCAATCTTGGTAAGTCATTTGAGATTTCATTGAATACCTACAAACCTTTTGCTTGCGGCATTGTGATTCACCCAGCAATTGATGCATGCGCCCAACTACGCGCGCAAGGCGTGAATGCAGAAGACGTTGAGCGTATTGAATTACGTGTACACCCACTCGTTCTCGAATTAACCGTTAAGAAGACACCCAAAGATGGTCTCGAAGGTAAGTTCGGCGTGTATCACGGCTGTGCCGTCGGCTTAATGTTTGGTCAAGCCGGTGAAGGAGAGTACGCCGATGACATCGTAAATCGTCCAGATGTTGTGGCATTGCGTGCCAAGGTGAATGCAACGACAGATACCTCTATTAGCGAAGCCTCAGTTGATGTCAAAGCATTCCTCAAGAATGACAAAGAAGTGCATATTTTTGTGAAGAATGCGATTGGCTCTGTTGAGAACCCAATGAGCGATGCAAATTTGGAACAGAAGTTCACTAGCTTGGCTGAGCCTGTAATTGGCAAAGAGAAAGCACGTCAGTTGATTGCTGCCTTGTGGAAACTTGGTCAAGCATCTGATCTCAAGAAAATTTTGAGTCTTTGCACTCCAGATTAA